The Streptomyces sp. NL15-2K genome contains a region encoding:
- a CDS encoding LacI family DNA-binding transcriptional regulator, with protein sequence MVKITDVARHAGVSPSTVSYALSGKRPISEETRQRVEEAIRELGYRPHAGARALASSKSNVLALVVPLRAGIHVPTVMQFAVSVVTTARRYDHDVLLLTQEEGEEGLSRVTDTALVDALIVMDVQLHDPRLPLLRSLDRPSVMIGFPASAEGLTCIDLDFKAAGEACVEHLARLGHRTVALVGSPPEVYVRQTAFAQRVVQGFTAAADRNGLASSVHPCEAAPDAAREMAERLLREQPALTGVVVHNEPLLEPLIDAFEQLGLRVPADLSVTAICPDELTESQRVPVTSVAVPSAEVGTRAVELLMRKLGGADVPEATLLAPRMTERGSTGRRAVA encoded by the coding sequence ATGGTGAAGATCACTGACGTGGCACGGCACGCCGGGGTCTCCCCCAGCACCGTCTCCTACGCCCTCAGCGGCAAGCGCCCCATCTCCGAGGAGACCCGGCAACGGGTGGAGGAGGCCATCCGCGAGCTGGGCTACCGCCCGCACGCGGGCGCGCGGGCACTGGCCAGCAGCAAGTCGAACGTGCTGGCGCTGGTGGTGCCGCTGCGGGCCGGCATCCACGTGCCGACCGTCATGCAGTTCGCGGTGTCGGTCGTGACCACGGCCCGCCGCTACGACCACGACGTCCTGCTGCTCACCCAGGAGGAGGGCGAGGAGGGGCTGAGCCGGGTCACCGACACGGCGTTGGTCGACGCGCTGATCGTGATGGACGTACAACTGCACGATCCCCGGCTACCGCTGCTCCGGTCCCTGGACCGGCCGTCGGTGATGATCGGCTTCCCCGCCTCCGCCGAGGGTCTGACTTGCATCGACCTCGACTTCAAGGCGGCGGGCGAGGCATGCGTGGAGCATCTGGCGCGGCTCGGGCACCGGACGGTGGCGCTGGTCGGCTCACCGCCGGAGGTGTACGTCCGCCAGACCGCCTTCGCCCAGCGCGTGGTCCAGGGCTTCACGGCCGCCGCCGACCGCAACGGACTCGCCTCCTCGGTCCACCCCTGCGAGGCCGCACCCGACGCCGCCCGCGAGATGGCCGAGCGACTGCTGCGCGAGCAGCCCGCGTTGACCGGTGTCGTCGTCCACAACGAGCCCCTGCTGGAACCCCTGATCGACGCCTTCGAACAGCTGGGCCTGCGCGTCCCCGCCGATCTGTCGGTCACCGCCATCTGCCCCGACGAACTCACCGAGTCCCAACGCGTCCCGGTCACGTCCGTCGCCGTGCCGTCCGCCGAAGTGGGCACGCGGGCGGTGGAGTTGCTGATGCGGAAGCTGGGGGGTGCGGATGTGCCGGAGGCGACGTTGCTGGCGCCGAGGATGACGGAGAGGGGGAGTACGGGGCGGCGGGCGGTGGCGTGA
- the smpB gene encoding SsrA-binding protein SmpB codes for MAKEKGRKLIAQNKKARHDYLILDTYEAGLVLTGTEVKSLRQGRASLVDGFVQLDGNEAWLHNVHVPEYSQGTWTNHSARRKRKLLLHREEIDKLAAKSQETGHTIVPLALYFKDGRAKIEIALARGKKEYDKRQTLREKQDRREAERVISAVRRKQRA; via the coding sequence ATGGCTAAGGAAAAAGGGCGCAAGCTGATCGCGCAGAACAAGAAGGCGCGGCACGACTACCTCATCCTCGACACCTACGAGGCCGGACTGGTCCTCACCGGCACCGAGGTGAAGTCGTTGCGCCAGGGACGGGCCTCGCTGGTCGACGGCTTCGTGCAGCTCGACGGGAACGAGGCGTGGCTGCACAACGTGCACGTGCCGGAGTACAGCCAGGGCACCTGGACCAACCACAGTGCCCGCCGCAAGCGCAAGCTCCTGCTGCACCGCGAGGAGATCGACAAGCTGGCGGCCAAGTCCCAGGAGACGGGGCACACGATCGTGCCCCTCGCGCTGTACTTCAAGGACGGCCGGGCCAAGATCGAGATCGCGCTGGCGCGAGGCAAGAAGGAGTACGACAAGCGCCAGACGCTCCGCGAGAAGCAGGACCGGCGTGAGGCGGAGCGGGTGATCTCGGCGGTGCGGAGGAAGCAGCGGGCCTGA
- a CDS encoding S41 family peptidase: MSGRDPFCQPRRIRRGAALTLVFASVLVAAAATGSFPVPEPLDRKSASERARSAAYASPQQDVAKAAEQAMADGKSPMEAAERAVSRSGDRWGAVYSQGEYEEFEEALDGEYTGVGLWARRERDGRIEVSKVASGSPAAAAGIHEGDRLRSVDGEKVDGRPVTEVVSLLRGDATDAAAGTAVRLGLERGTRAWSETVRRARLSTDDVTVRTLAGGITVIRIGAFTKGSGDMVRAAVRQAPVGAGIILDLRGNSGGLVTEAVTAASAFLDGGLVATYDVEGEQRALHAEPGGDTTRPLVALVDGGTMSAAELLTGALQDRGRTVVVGSRTFGKGSVQMPSRLPDGSVAELTVGHYRTPSGRGVDGRGITPDLDVEQHVVERAETVLSGLGQ, from the coding sequence ATGTCAGGCCGAGACCCGTTCTGTCAGCCCCGCCGCATCCGCCGCGGGGCCGCGCTGACGTTGGTCTTCGCGAGCGTGCTGGTGGCGGCTGCCGCGACCGGCTCTTTCCCGGTCCCAGAGCCCCTCGACCGGAAATCGGCCTCCGAGCGGGCCCGTTCGGCCGCCTACGCGAGCCCGCAGCAGGACGTGGCGAAGGCGGCCGAGCAGGCCATGGCCGACGGCAAGTCCCCCATGGAGGCCGCCGAACGCGCGGTCAGCCGCAGCGGCGACCGCTGGGGCGCCGTCTACTCCCAGGGCGAGTACGAGGAGTTCGAGGAAGCCCTCGACGGTGAGTACACCGGCGTCGGCCTGTGGGCGCGGCGCGAGCGCGACGGCCGTATCGAGGTGTCGAAGGTCGCCTCCGGCTCGCCCGCGGCCGCCGCCGGGATCCACGAGGGCGACCGGCTGCGCAGCGTCGACGGCGAGAAGGTCGACGGGCGACCGGTCACGGAGGTCGTCTCCTTGCTGCGCGGTGACGCCACGGACGCGGCGGCCGGTACGGCCGTCCGCCTCGGGCTGGAACGCGGCACGCGCGCGTGGAGCGAGACGGTGCGCCGGGCCCGCCTGTCCACGGACGATGTGACGGTGCGCACACTGGCCGGCGGCATCACCGTCATCCGGATCGGCGCCTTCACCAAGGGATCCGGTGACATGGTGCGTGCCGCGGTACGGCAGGCCCCGGTCGGCGCCGGGATCATCCTCGACCTGCGCGGCAACTCCGGCGGCCTGGTCACCGAGGCCGTCACCGCCGCCTCCGCCTTCCTCGACGGCGGCCTGGTCGCCACGTATGACGTCGAGGGCGAGCAGCGCGCCCTGCACGCCGAGCCGGGCGGCGACACCACCAGACCCCTGGTCGCGCTCGTCGACGGCGGCACGATGAGCGCGGCCGAGCTCCTCACCGGCGCCTTGCAGGACCGCGGCCGCACGGTCGTCGTGGGCTCCCGCACCTTCGGCAAGGGCTCGGTCCAGATGCCGAGCCGGCTGCCCGACGGATCCGTCGCCGAGCTGACCGTCGGGCACTACCGCACCCCCTCCGGCCGCGGGGTCGACGGCCGCGGCATCACGCCCGACCTGGACGTCGAGCAGCACGTCGTGGAGCGGGCGGAGACGGTGCTCAGCGGGCTCGGGCAGTAG
- the ftsX gene encoding permease-like cell division protein FtsX, with the protein MRAQFVLSEIGVGLRRNLTMTFAVIVSVALSLALFGGSLLMSDQVSTMKGYWYDKVNVSVFLCNKSDAESDPNCAKGAVTEDQKKDILADLKKMSSVVQTVTYESQDQAYKHYKEQFGDSPLASSLTPDQMQESYRIKLKDPEKYQVIATAFDGRDGVQSVQDQKGILDNLFGLLNGMNWAARAVMALMLVVALMLIVNTVRVSAFSRRRETGIMRLVGASGFYIQAPFIMEAAVAGLIGGTVACGFLVIARYFLIDHGLALSEKLNLINFIGWDAVLTKLPLILATSLLMPALAAFFALRKYLKV; encoded by the coding sequence ATGCGCGCCCAGTTCGTACTCTCCGAGATCGGTGTCGGTCTCCGCCGCAATCTGACGATGACCTTCGCCGTCATCGTCTCCGTCGCCCTGTCGCTCGCCCTGTTCGGCGGGTCGCTCCTGATGAGCGACCAGGTCAGCACCATGAAGGGCTACTGGTACGACAAGGTCAACGTCTCGGTCTTCCTCTGCAACAAGAGCGACGCCGAGTCCGACCCGAACTGCGCCAAGGGCGCGGTCACCGAGGACCAGAAGAAGGACATCCTCGCCGACCTGAAGAAGATGTCGTCGGTCGTGCAGACGGTCACCTACGAGTCGCAGGACCAGGCGTACAAGCACTACAAGGAGCAGTTCGGCGACTCCCCGCTGGCCAGTTCCCTCACGCCGGACCAGATGCAGGAGTCGTACCGCATCAAGCTGAAGGACCCGGAGAAGTACCAGGTCATCGCCACCGCCTTCGACGGGCGGGACGGCGTGCAGTCCGTGCAGGACCAGAAGGGGATCCTCGACAACCTCTTCGGGCTCCTCAACGGCATGAACTGGGCCGCCCGGGCGGTCATGGCGCTGATGCTGGTCGTCGCGCTGATGCTGATCGTCAACACGGTGCGCGTCTCGGCGTTCAGCCGTCGGCGTGAGACCGGGATCATGCGCCTGGTGGGCGCCTCGGGCTTCTACATCCAGGCGCCGTTCATCATGGAGGCCGCGGTCGCCGGGCTGATCGGGGGCACGGTCGCGTGCGGGTTCCTGGTGATCGCGCGGTACTTCCTCATCGACCACGGTCTGGCCCTGTCCGAGAAGTTGAACCTGATCAACTTCATCGGCTGGGACGCCGTACTGACGAAGCTGCCGCTCATCCTGGCGACGAGTCTGCTGATGCCCGCGTTGGCCGCGTTCTTCGCTCTGCGCAAGTACTTGAAGGTGTGA
- the ftsE gene encoding cell division ATP-binding protein FtsE has protein sequence MIRFDNVSKVYPKQTRPALRDVSLEVDKGEFVFLVGSSGSGKSTFLRLVLREERCSHGQVHVLGKDLARLSNWKVPQMRRQLGTVFQDFRLLPNKTVAENVAFAQEVIGKSRGEIRKSVPQVLDLVGLGGKEDRMPGELSGGEQQRVAIARAFVNRPKLLIADEPTGNLDPQTSVGIMKLLDRINRTGTTVVMATHDQNIVDQMRKRVIELEKGRLVRDQARGVYGYQH, from the coding sequence GTGATCCGATTCGACAACGTCTCCAAGGTCTACCCCAAGCAGACCCGCCCCGCACTCAGGGATGTCTCCCTGGAAGTGGACAAGGGCGAGTTCGTGTTCCTCGTGGGGTCCTCCGGCTCCGGAAAGTCCACCTTCCTGCGGCTGGTCCTCCGTGAGGAGCGGTGCAGCCACGGTCAGGTGCACGTCCTGGGCAAGGACCTCGCACGCCTCTCCAACTGGAAGGTGCCGCAGATGCGCCGCCAGCTGGGGACGGTGTTCCAGGACTTCCGTCTCCTGCCGAACAAGACGGTCGCCGAGAACGTGGCCTTCGCGCAGGAGGTCATCGGCAAGTCGCGCGGCGAGATCCGCAAGTCCGTGCCGCAGGTGCTCGACCTCGTCGGGCTCGGCGGCAAGGAGGACCGGATGCCCGGTGAGCTGTCCGGTGGTGAGCAGCAGCGTGTGGCCATCGCGCGCGCCTTCGTCAACCGGCCCAAGCTGCTCATCGCCGACGAGCCCACCGGCAACCTCGACCCGCAGACCTCCGTCGGCATCATGAAGCTGCTCGACCGGATCAACCGGACCGGCACGACCGTGGTGATGGCGACGCACGACCAGAACATCGTGGACCAGATGCGCAAGCGCGTCATCGAGCTGGAGAAGGGCCGCCTCGTCCGCGACCAGGCACGCGGCGTCTACGGCTACCAGCACTGA